A region of Stigmatella erecta DNA encodes the following proteins:
- a CDS encoding VWA domain-containing protein has protein sequence MGYGSYSYEAHQALTQARKDLPAQQVFRQRECHPKMNPKGVKLRESRDSAEHPNSLAVVFALDVSGSMGEIPDLLARQHLPSFMKTLLEAGVADPQVMFMAIGNAFADQAPLQVGQFESSEQQMDQWLTHMYLEGGGGGLGETYELALYFAAEHTALDCLEKRQKKGYLFITGDEPAFETASREHIRRIIGDSVPEDLPLVQVLQQVEQSYEVFFLLPDRNRRTYSTFWFQYLGDRAICMESPEDTCLVAAGIVALRERVTPHLEALADRLRQQKLPETRIQGIVNTLRPWARRLPGAAKR, from the coding sequence ATGGGATACGGCAGCTACAGCTACGAAGCGCACCAGGCTCTCACCCAGGCCCGCAAGGACCTGCCCGCGCAGCAGGTGTTCCGCCAGCGGGAGTGCCACCCGAAGATGAACCCCAAGGGGGTGAAGCTGCGCGAGAGCCGCGACAGCGCGGAGCACCCGAACTCGCTGGCCGTCGTGTTCGCGCTCGATGTGTCGGGCTCCATGGGCGAAATCCCCGACCTGCTGGCGCGCCAGCACCTGCCCTCGTTCATGAAGACCCTGCTGGAGGCCGGCGTGGCCGACCCCCAGGTGATGTTCATGGCCATTGGCAACGCCTTCGCGGACCAGGCGCCGCTCCAGGTGGGCCAGTTCGAGTCCTCCGAGCAGCAGATGGACCAGTGGCTCACCCACATGTACCTGGAGGGCGGCGGGGGCGGCCTCGGCGAGACGTACGAGCTGGCGCTGTACTTCGCCGCCGAGCACACCGCGCTCGACTGCCTGGAGAAGCGCCAGAAGAAGGGCTACCTCTTCATCACCGGCGATGAGCCCGCGTTCGAGACCGCCTCCCGCGAGCACATCCGGCGCATCATCGGGGACAGCGTGCCGGAGGACTTGCCCCTGGTGCAGGTCCTCCAGCAGGTGGAGCAGTCCTACGAGGTGTTCTTCCTCCTGCCGGACCGCAACCGGCGGACGTACTCGACGTTCTGGTTCCAGTACCTGGGCGATCGCGCCATCTGCATGGAGTCCCCGGAGGACACCTGCCTGGTGGCCGCCGGCATCGTGGCCCTGCGCGAGCGGGTGACGCCCCACCTGGAGGCCCTCGCGGACCGGCTCCGCCAGCAGAAGCTCCCCGAGACGCGCATCCAGGGCATCGTCAACACCCTGCGCCCGTGGGCCCGGCGGCTTCCGGGCGCCGCGAAGCGCTGA